Part of the Micropterus dolomieu isolate WLL.071019.BEF.003 ecotype Adirondacks linkage group LG17, ASM2129224v1, whole genome shotgun sequence genome is shown below.
CTTACCTACGTAATTAATTACTCTGCCTTGTTTACACTGGCATGAAAGGAAGCAAGCAAATATTGGAATTGCTTTACAATATCTATTAGGTTTAATGGTCACCTGCCTCTGTAAAACCTAAACCCTGTCTCTGTTATTACACAATAAATCTGACCTCCACCTACAACTATCGTATTGTATCAATAATCTCCAGGATCTTAGTTTAAAAACAGGAACACTCACTTTTTGACTCGACTGATAActatgaaaacacacatttagaaGGCTATTAATATATGTAAAGGCTCTGGGCCTCATATTGTGCTGCACTTTACAGCTTTAGTTGTTTAGAGGGGTGGCACCCACAGTTAACCTCTTGAACAACAGATCTATTTCCAGGTCTAGACTCCAAAATTCTGTCAACACAATCCATCCAGTTGCTAAGCCCAGGACAGAACCATGAGCTGCCTTTCCAGGAGGGAGATACTGTACACCAGCAAAGCAGCATGTACTTCCAGGAATAAATAGAAGATGCTTTCAATTTACAAAGAACTGACTCTCTGGCAGGTGTGGGCTGCAGAATGCAGACAGCAGGTTGAACTGAGATGACACAGGACTATtagtgataaaataaaaacagcagtgcATAATTATTAGACACCAAAACTGACTTCCTGCGTCGGTTGGTTTCCAGAGAGAACTTGCGAGCTCGGACTCTGCATAACTTCTGCTCTTCAACCAAAAATTGTCTCTCATCTTCGAGGCGTCCATCAGCTCCCAGCCTCGAACTTCTGGAAGTGAGCAGCTAAGGAGAACATTTGTATGACTGTGTAGACAGTCTATGTGTCACCTAAATGCAATCATTGTTGTTGTCACTTAGTGGGGGAAAAACGGTTTAACGTTATTAACTTATAACTTATACATGGTAAGTTATAGGTTTAGTCATTATTCACAGTGTCAGTGGAACAGCTTCTCTATATTTACTTTATAGCAGGTGTTTAGACTTGTAGGTTAACACACATTTCTAGAATAATAACAGGATAAATAACTAAACAAATAGGATACGAGTGGTAGAAGAAGTTGTCCTGAAGAACTTGCATCCTCCCAGGCTGCTGGTCCCAGCTGAGACCGGGCAGACATGCAGGTTCAACGCCCAGCACAGCTGCTAACTTAGCTTGTTGGGTGTTTTTTTAGCTAACTTAACGTGAGCCGTACTCGGTTCTAACTCATTCAACCATTTTCGGCGAAATGTTCGAATCAACATCGCAGCAACTTCTCCTTAAGAATGACAACATATTTGGTCGTTGCAGAAAGTAAGAAATAACCCGGGTAAGTTGTCACTTTTCTAGGTGAGTCTTTCCGTGATAGCAACCGAAGACGCAGTTCCTTGACGACAGGGACCGTTGTGGTTATACCCGCCATGTCCAGCAGAGGGCTCAATACATGCATGTAGCCTTCAGGTACACCTGAAAGTGTCGTattatacactcaccggccactttattaggtgcACTTTGTTCAATTGCTTTTCAACACAAATAggtaatcagccaatcacatggcagcaactccgTGCATTTAAGCttgtggtcaagacaacttgctgaagttcaaaccgagcatcagaatggggaagaaaggggttTTGAGTGACTTTgaattgttgctgaccatgtccatccctttaagACCaaagtgtacccatcttctgatggctacttccagcagcaccatgtcacaaagctcaaatcatcgctaaatgatttcttcaacatgacaatgagcttcacagtcaccagatctcaaatctgcagcaactgcgtatGTTCTCATGTCAGTATGGACCGAAGTCTCTGAGAAATGTTTCCatcaccttgttgaaagtatgccacgaagaattatggcagttctgaaggcaaaataCTGGCCACTTTAACAAAATACTGGCCAccttctttttttctattttttctttttcttttttttttaagaaaatcaaTTGTAGCCTTTcacaaagtgattttaaaatgatgatcAAATTATGTTTTCATGGATTTCAGGGCATTAACATAAAATTAAGCATTttggagttttttttgttttgggagACCTGACAGATTGTAGCCTattcaaaatatttaacaatGGACATAGGCTACATACCTTCAGGTGCAGATGTAGGCCTAACACAGTAAATTTTGTATAGTGCTTTTCGTAGCCTACTAAAATAAATGCTatttaatgtaaaacaacaacaaaaaaatcctaTAAATGATAGGCCTATGTGATAAATGATGATGTAAACGCCTACCGGCTTTGCAGGGTTGGGCGAGAAGAAGAAATCAGAAAGCCcagtaaaacacatttcctgCAATGACATCTAGCTAACCATGTAGACCCATCCTAGTGCGTGATGAAATTTGTGAAAAATAGGCTTTATATTTAGAGAATTCTAGCCAACCTATACctacattttaaacagtttgtaTGTAACCTTCTCATAGGCTAGCCTACTTGTTTTTTCCAGCTTACTATATCGGGGATGACGCATCTAATAAATTTAAAGGTGTGTTGTTATTACATTTGATGGCAACATGAGTTAAGAGGATTTAGGAAAATCTGTTTATGCTCTCCCACTGCATCAAATAATCAATTTTCAGTGTGTCAACCACCATTTAGAGTATTAGTGGTGTTGCCTGCAGCCTGCACACTGACAATTACAAATAGTTCTCAAGAAAATAATCCCCTAGCCTTCTGACTCAGTTTATGACACAAGTTAAGTCTGTGCAGTTCTGCTGTGTTTAAATCCTCTATTAGTGTGACAAAGTGCTTTTATATCTTGCTTTTTGGACTTACCGGTCACAGTTAGGGAAAATCAAGGAAAttaaactgaaataggctatgAACAGTTATAGGTTTTCACCAAATGCGCACATCCTAtgttataaaacacacattttgctgCTAGAAAACCGCCCACTGGGCGTGCAAAGGCAAAACCGTCAGCATGAAGACCCAAGGTGGGACGCAGGGAGAGTCAGACTGACAGGTGGTCAAGAGGCTGACGTGAGTCGAGGACATGCGTAGCAGCTGGTCACCTTTGGTTGTAGTTTTGGGTCGTAACGACTTAATGAAGTAAAAGTGACGTTTTATGTGACATCGATCTTCTGTGAGGTGAGTGGACCTTGCTGTTAGACTTTTTTTATAGTGAAACATTTAAGATACACATTGAACATAATGAAATTCCGTGTCTTATTTCTTAATACCCTAACAAttgagaaatgtgtgtgtttggtaaGGTTTCTAAGGCCCATGATATTGAAATGAGCAACAGTATTAACTATTTGGTCTTAACCTGCGGTATCCAGTTTTTCATGACTCCTTGTTATAAAATTACATTACTAcatattattgtcattatcacATGTACACAGTTCAGCTAATGGCGTTAATTGCAGAAGAATAGTAGGCTATCTATCATACAGTGCATCATTAAAGTAATGATAAAACGGTCAGTTTTCATCATGCCATAGCGAcgttttatttttgcttttacatCTCCCCTAAAAACAGTTGCCTGGCATGATGaagaagagcagcagagcaAAAGCAACAAGACATTCTCAGAAAACCAGGCAGGTAAATCCACATGGAGCGGCTGTCTATGCCATTTTAAAGGCAAAAACTATAACAGGTTTAGTTTTTTCATGTCAGATTCATGATCATACCCTTTCCATTTTATTTGGGATTTTTGCATCTTCCCTGGCTGAACTGCATGACACCTTTTTCGTTTTATCTTGTCCCAGCTGACATAGACCAGATGCTAAAGATTCATAATTTGACAGTCTGTATTACAACAAATTCTGTAAATatattgttcatttatttaaaatcttattaaCGCTAATTTTGATTGAATGAAGGAACGCTGTCATCATCTATGATCATCTGTGAGCAATTACCTCCTGAGATAACCACATTATTCAAATGAAATTACTGAACAGAAAGTAGATTTACTTGTTTGACAATGACACAAAATATCATTACTATTAAAAATAGTCACCGTCATAAGGTAGTATGGTCTTAGTCAAATGAATGGTGTACtttggggttagggttagggtcaAGTTTACCACTGGAATAACCATCAAACACTTGATGACATTGTTGTATATTATTCCAGAAATGGAACAATGACAGCTATCAGGCAGAACCTGAGACAGTGCCAAGCCATGAAATGAAGAAGAGCAGATGATGAGTTCATGGGTGGTGTCACACATGGAGTGAGAGTTATAATTCATCTGAGACCAGCTGTCTATTCAGCACTGGTGTCCATTCTCTTCTTAGGTCACTGCTGTCTCATACGCCCAGGCTTTTTTAAAAGTATAGTTACATTATATTTTCcatgacgcttttatccaaagcgacttacaattgcgacatatgtcagaggtcgcacaactctggagcaacgaggggttaagtgtcttgctcagggacacagtggtggatggatcacagtggggagttgatccgaggtctctcacaccaaaggcatgtgtcttatccattgcgccatcaccaccccagttGGAGCTGATGTTCATTTACCTAAACCAGTAGAGTAAATAAAGTAATGTGTTTGCTTAGTAACAAATTATAAGTAAATCTTACTTAACCTGACATTTGTGTGATATGGATTTGAGATTGAAATTTGAGTATTTTGGcatacattaatacatttacacagaTAAGGTCTTCAGTCATATGATaatcatattatattatttaaaatatgtttatctTTGTTTAGGTGGAGCAATGAAGGGAGAGCCATCATGCAGCAGCAGGTCATGGCCAAATCCCGGCGACAAGCTTTACAGAGAGCTGGTTACCTGTGTCATGCTCAGTCCTCTTCCTGCCTTTCCATGACAGAGGAACTTTTCTTATATGCTGCAGAATATGGCAACATTCCTCAAGTGAAGCGGATGCTGGAGGAGCTGCCAGACCTCAATGTCAACTGTGTGAACTACATGGGCCAGAATGCATTGCAGCTGTCAGTTGCCAATGAACATTTAGAGGTCACTAAGCTACTTCTTAGGAAGAAAGACCTCGCTAGAATAGGAGATGCTTTGCTGTTAGCCATCAGTAAAGGCTACATCCATATAGTGGAGGCCATACTGAGTCACGAGGCCTTTGCAGATGGTAAGAGGCTGACTAACAGTCCTAGCCAGGTGGAGACACATGATGACTTCTTTGCTTATGATGAGGATGGCACACGTTTCTCTCGTGACATCACACCCATCATCCTGGCTTCCCAGTGCCATGAATATGAAATCGTGCATATCCTTCTTATGAAGGGGGCCTATATAGAGCGGCCTCATGACTACTTCTGCCAGTGCAAGATCTGCACCCAACAGCAGAGGAATGACTTATTTAGCCATTCACTGTCCCGCATCAATGCATATAAAGGTCTGGCCAGTCCAGCATATCTGTCACTATCCAATGAAGACCCTGTGATGGCAGCACTGGAGCTGGGCAATGAGCTTGCAGTTCTGGCCAACATTGAGAAGGAGTTCAAGGTACAGTATTTACGTTAAATTTACCTGATACTTTACCAAAATTTCAGACACAATATCTGCACATcatgctcatgtttgtttttaggcAATAAGTGGCTCAAAAAAGTATAAGAATAAAGCACTATAAATGTTGCCATTGTCTGTTACAGAATGATTACAAGAAACTGTCCATGCAGTGTAAAGACTTTGTGGTGGGACTCCTAGATTTGTGTCGAAACACAGAGGAAGTGAAGGCTATCTTAAATGGGGACGCTGAATCATGTCAAATTTCTGAAACCTTTGGCAGACAAAACCTTCTCAGGTTAAAACTTGCAATGAAGTATGAAGTTAAAAAGGTAAGCATGTAGGAAAAGCACTATAAGTTATAGGATTAGAACTGATGCACTTGTTTTCATATTCAaccatgtgttgttgttttttttaccgtGAGCAGTTTGTGGCACATCCAAACTGCCAACAGCAACTTCTGTCCATCTGGTATGAGAACTTGTCTGGAGTACGTCAGCAAACCACAGCCGTTAAAATCCTTCTTGTCCTTGGTGTAGCTGTTGGGATGCCTGTCCTGGCCTTTATGTGCTGGATAGCACCATCAAGTAAGGTTAGTTACAAAACAGTcatacattgttttaatttgttaggTTATGCATTCATTGTCTTGATTGTCTTTtaggaaacattttaaacacatttagcagagctaaaagaagagtgaacgttgtacatttgaaatgaCTCCAATGTTGCTCCATGCCTGCTGAACATTTAAATAGACCAATGTTGCTAACACATTAGTCACAATAACTTTATATGACTGCTAGTTAGTGGTTACAGCAAAAAGGTCTTGAGTTCCAACCTAAGTTGTCCCAGGCGTTTCTGTGTGGAGCATATtttccccatgtctgcgtgggttctctccaggtgctccagcttcctgcCAAcacccaaaaacatgcaggctaggaAAATTGAATCCTCTATATTGCCCtcaggtgtgagtggttgtttttATATGTGTTGGCCCTCCGATGGTCTGGCCTGTCCGCTGGGATAGCAGATGGTCTGGCCTGTCAAAACTgccttttgtgtttacttgtgttatctttgtaTAATATTTCAATAGTGTTTCTTCTTCTGGTTTGGGTGACTGCTTCAAGTACTTTTGTTTAGTCTGCATTTCAACATGTTGCTGCTTACTGCTTGTGACACAGCACCGTCACTACAGTTGAGAGTGCACTTGGACTGCCACACCaatgagcctggctctttggcgttgTGGTCAAAgctgcatgtttggtaccctgtagacctgtgttTAAATCTGGGTAGGGTGACTGCTATTGCCCTTCGCTACACTGCTTTAGAGAAGACTGTTTAGTATTTTGGTCTTGTGATACTGGATATGCCAGTTATGTGATATACTTCAAAATACTGATACCAACTTTGTAAGTACAAAAAATACCATCACTAATGGGTTATGTCTCATCATGCCGTTTGAACTCTCACTTTGCCCTCCTTTGGTTGGCCTCGCTCGGTAGTTTCACCTGTAAGAATAGAAAAGGGAACTCTTAACCCCCCGATAGCGGAACCTTTAATCACACCCTTTTCCCCATGAATCCAGCCCAAATTTTTGTTAATCTGGACAAGCTCTTGCCAGGTTTTTGCAATTTGGTTGGGGTCAGGATTAGGTCTTCAATTTTGACTAATCTCTTACTGTGTGCAAAGATGATAGTCTGTAACCATAACATGTGAGATTCATTTGGGAAGCATGGTGCAGTTCAAAACAATGCTAAACTTTGTTCTGTTTGCCATTCCCTGACTTGTGTCAGTTAGGGAAACTTATGTGTGGACCTTTCCTGAAGTTTGTGGCCCATGCAGCTTCCTTTATGATATTCCTTTGCCTACTGGTCCTAAACGCGGCAGACCGATTTGATGGAACATCGCTGCTGCCTAACATGACCACCCATGATCACCCCTCACAACTGTTTCGTATGAAGACCACCCGCTTCACCTGGATGGAGATTCTAATCATATCCTGGGTCATAGGTAATGAGTGTATACATTCACAAATAGCTGTCAAATATTTTTGTCTTATGTTAACATATCTTTTCATTATGTTAATTTATTCCTCCCCATCTTTCTGACTGAAGTTACTCATAGTTTAATGCCAGGAAATTGCCcacatatatgtatgtatgtatgtatgtttgtatgtatatatgtctgtacaaatatatatatacacacacacaatatatagaCACAAAAGGCAAGGTGACACTAGACAACTCTACAGACAAGACTTTGGAACCATATTGTGCATGGTTCACCAGTACATCAGGAAATCATGGGTGATTTTACTATTATTTCGAGCCGTATTTATCATGTTCATACATGTGCTAATCACCTCAGCCACTATTTAATTTAGGAGAAAAAACAGTGTGACTGTCAAacatgtgtgattttttttcccacagggaAGATCTGGGAAGAATGTAAAGATATTTGGTCGCAAGACATCCGGGAATACATTTCAGAACCCTGGAACCTTCTTGACTTTAGTATTTTGTCCATTTTTATGACCTCTTTCGTTGCCAGATTAATGGCTTTCTGGCATGCATATTCTGCACAATGTTATGTTGACAAGCACTATACTGACCTGTCCAACGTGACTTTGCCCTCTGAGATACAGTATTTCCAGTTGGGTAAGTGTGGACAAAGGAATTCaagtattataattatttattcagtaaatattttttataaatctaAAATTAACCGTAATAGTTATTAGAGAGGATATCCTGGGTCAGACTTAAATTTTAGGTTTCATCAGTGTTATagatatagattttttttttaagtattctTGGGTATCTTATAGGTGTCTATTTAAAGATAACATTTTCTCCCAGAACGGGAAATCCAAGAAAATAAAGGGATACTTGATTTTATGGCtaattcattatcaaaataCCCAGACTAAATGTAGTTCCTTGTATGAGTGCTATACACAGTTAGTGATCAAAATGGAATGATAGTTGACTGAATCAAAACGGACACATtcagcatttgtttgttttcagctcGAATCAACTGGGTGTCCTCAGATCCGCAGCTTATTTCTGAAGGCCTCTATGCAATTGCAGTTGTGCTGAGTTTCTCTCGCATTGCATACATCCTGCCTGCCAATGAGAGCTTTGGGCCTTTGCAGATCTCACTGGGAAGAACAGTAAAAGACATCTTTAAGTTCATGGTGATTTTCATAACAGTTTTTGTGGCTTTCATGGTGGGAATGTTCACTCTGTACTCATACTACCTCGGAGCCAAGCACAACGATGCCTTTACAACGTGAGTGTCGACTATTATGGACTGTTGCAATAACGCAGTTTGCCTGAAAAAGCTTGAAAAATGGCTTAATATTTTCCAGTTGTGCCTTTGGACACAATCTGTGTTAAATTAATATGATGTAAGACTAATACATTGGTTACACTACACTAATTTAATTCCCATCTCTCCAATCCTCCAGGCTCGAAGAGAGTtttaaaaccttattttgggcCATTTTTGGCTTGTCAGAGGTGAAATCAGTGGTCATTAACATTGACCATAAGTTCATTGAGAATATTGGCTATGTTCTGTACGGGGTGTACAACATCATCATGGTGATTGTCTTGCTGAATATGCTCATTGCCATGTTCAACAGCTCCTTCCAAGAAATTGAGGTACGTCTTAACCATCCACATTTCTAAATTAGTATTAATTTTTGTAACTTGTAAGATTTGTGCTAGATCATACTTGTTATGGTAATAATTCAATTTGACAAAATTTTCATAGATGATTTATATTGTCaaatttcagttcagtttatgATACTTGCTGTAAATTTGGTATAATACTGCAAATTTAACATtagaaatgcaaattaattaacTAAATATTCACCTGTGGGTCATCAAATGTTTCCATTGGCTCTTACCCCTTCTTACTGTTTCTTCTCTGTTGGTGCAGGACGATGCTGATGTTGAGTGGAAGTTTGCCAGAACTAAGCTCTGGTTCTCGTACTTTGAGCATGGTGGCACACTGCCTGTACCCTTCAACCTCGTACCCAGCCccatgtctgttgtttccctTTGGCTGGGGATAAGGGAATATTTCTGGGATGTACCTCAAGgcaaaagtaaagaaaattCAAAAGATGAGATGGAGCTTAACAAGGTCAGGCCTCAGCTGCTGACACAAATTATATTTCTAACAAGGAAGTGaccacatttattttgttgaatgaAAAGTAATGGCTAGAGACATTTAGAGTACTTCGAGTGAAGTTGTCCTACATTCTTTGACACAGGTCTAGAGGGCCCTCTTGTGTCGCATTTATATGTTGCAGGTTTAAATGTGTCCCATAACAGTGTTTCTTATCTTCCTTGGTTATCTTCCTTAGCTGAGGCAACAGGAAAATCTGAGTGCAGAAGCATCCCTTTGTCCAACACATCATCAAGTAAAGCAGTTTTGATTTCCTAATGCTGATTAACCTGTTAATAACTGTTGAATGGAGCAAATTGTCTTTCCCAAAAATTAATAACTCATATTCCACATTAAGAACTCAAAAGGagactttatatacagtatgtctgtatacacacacacacacacacacatacatatatatatatatctgttaTCTGTTTTAAGACTCAAATATTCTTCTTTATTACAGAAGACAATGAATCACCTCATCAAAAGATACATCTTAAAAGCACAAAGAGATAAAGACAATGACGAAGTAAAGGAGGGTGAACTGAAAGAGATCAAACAGGACATCTCCAGTCTCCGCTATGAGCTGCTGGAGAGGGGAAACCATGACATGGACACACTGGCAAAGCTCATCGGGCAACTGGGAGAAGTCATGcatgtccagcagaaataagaGCAGAAGAACGAGCACACTACtttcttccatccatccatcgtcaaccgcttatcctgtgtacagggtcgtggggggctggagcctatcccagctgacattgggcgaaagggc
Proteins encoded:
- the trpc6b gene encoding short transient receptor potential channel 6, whose amino-acid sequence is MQQQVMAKSRRQALQRAGYLCHAQSSSCLSMTEELFLYAAEYGNIPQVKRMLEELPDLNVNCVNYMGQNALQLSVANEHLEVTKLLLRKKDLARIGDALLLAISKGYIHIVEAILSHEAFADGKRLTNSPSQVETHDDFFAYDEDGTRFSRDITPIILASQCHEYEIVHILLMKGAYIERPHDYFCQCKICTQQQRNDLFSHSLSRINAYKGLASPAYLSLSNEDPVMAALELGNELAVLANIEKEFKNDYKKLSMQCKDFVVGLLDLCRNTEEVKAILNGDAESCQISETFGRQNLLRLKLAMKYEVKKFVAHPNCQQQLLSIWYENLSGVRQQTTAVKILLVLGVAVGMPVLAFMCWIAPSSKLGKLMCGPFLKFVAHAASFMIFLCLLVLNAADRFDGTSLLPNMTTHDHPSQLFRMKTTRFTWMEILIISWVIGKIWEECKDIWSQDIREYISEPWNLLDFSILSIFMTSFVARLMAFWHAYSAQCYVDKHYTDLSNVTLPSEIQYFQLARINWVSSDPQLISEGLYAIAVVLSFSRIAYILPANESFGPLQISLGRTVKDIFKFMVIFITVFVAFMVGMFTLYSYYLGAKHNDAFTTLEESFKTLFWAIFGLSEVKSVVINIDHKFIENIGYVLYGVYNIIMVIVLLNMLIAMFNSSFQEIEDDADVEWKFARTKLWFSYFEHGGTLPVPFNLVPSPMSVVSLWLGIREYFWDVPQGKSKENSKDEMELNKLRQQENLSAEASLCPTHHQKTMNHLIKRYILKAQRDKDNDEVKEGELKEIKQDISSLRYELLERGNHDMDTLAKLIGQLGEVMHVQQK